The following coding sequences are from one Paenibacillus sp. JDR-2 window:
- a CDS encoding carbohydrate ABC transporter permease, with protein sequence MDIHISRKDRVLLVITYVLLALLVLIVLFPLLYVLLASFLNPNVLLTKGLSLNASDWSITGYEKILGNAAMLRGFLNAILYSTGFALATVVVSVFAAYPLSLEGFVGKRLFMVFFLITMFLSGGLIPTYLVVKDLNLLNTIWAIILPGAVSVYNIILARTYFAGIPKELNQAAQIDGATDQRLFFQIILPLSKPIIFVLALYAFVGQWNSYFDAMIYLDNNQLFPLQLVLRSILIQNQVDPGMISDILAQAELKKLSEMIKYSSIVVSSLPLIIMYPFFQKYFEKGVMVGSIK encoded by the coding sequence ATGGACATTCACATTTCCCGAAAGGACCGCGTTCTGCTCGTTATCACCTATGTCTTGCTTGCCCTGCTCGTGCTGATCGTTCTCTTTCCGCTTCTTTACGTGCTCCTTGCCTCCTTCTTGAACCCTAATGTGCTGCTGACGAAGGGACTGTCGCTTAACGCCTCGGACTGGAGCATAACCGGGTACGAGAAAATATTGGGCAATGCCGCCATGTTAAGAGGCTTTCTGAACGCCATCCTGTATTCCACCGGTTTCGCGCTGGCGACCGTGGTCGTATCGGTTTTTGCCGCCTATCCGCTTAGCCTTGAAGGTTTTGTAGGCAAACGGCTGTTTATGGTATTTTTCCTGATCACGATGTTCCTGAGCGGCGGATTGATTCCGACGTATCTGGTTGTTAAGGACCTCAACCTGCTGAATACGATCTGGGCGATTATTCTGCCCGGCGCGGTGAGCGTATACAACATTATTCTGGCAAGAACTTATTTTGCGGGTATTCCGAAGGAACTGAATCAGGCTGCACAGATTGACGGTGCCACGGATCAAAGGCTCTTTTTCCAAATCATCCTGCCTCTATCCAAGCCTATTATCTTTGTCCTTGCCCTATATGCCTTTGTTGGGCAGTGGAATTCGTATTTCGACGCGATGATTTATCTCGACAACAATCAACTGTTCCCGCTGCAGCTTGTTCTGCGGTCGATTCTGATTCAGAACCAGGTGGATCCCGGCATGATCTCGGATATTCTTGCCCAAGCCGAGCTGAAGAAGCTGTCGGAGATGATTAAATATTCGTCTATCGTGGTTTCCAGTTTACCGCTCATCATTATGTATCCGTTCTTCCAGAAGTACTTCGAGAAAGGCGTTATGGTTGGCTCCATCAAATAA
- a CDS encoding LLM class flavin-dependent oxidoreductase, with protein sequence MKFIWFSLVMNLKNPVTGEHFTTSEKIENIIKQTVLAEKLGFEGYGIGERHGAPFLSSSPPLLLTAIAARTSRIRLLTAVTVLSVLDPVRVAEDYATLDHLSGGRLEMIIGKGNDPRHYPLFGITEEEQWDSMEERYELLRRLWREEDVTWQGQYRPPIHQVTTQPRPLQKPIPIWHGSASSTRSTELAARYGEPIFSSNSFHPQAKYKDLIDHYRERLAYYGHDPRKAVVGSGAGSLYIANTTEEAVKRYRPYYEAFQATAAAQHNQSPFTSLEDNIARGPSLIGSPEQIIEKILNYQAAFGHQVLSLSVDGLSEVEQREQMERFASDIAPVLRREVPSWVWEEQGKGLPVG encoded by the coding sequence ATGAAATTTATATGGTTCAGCCTGGTTATGAATTTGAAGAACCCGGTGACGGGGGAGCATTTTACGACCAGCGAAAAAATCGAAAATATAATCAAGCAGACGGTGCTTGCCGAGAAGCTTGGTTTTGAAGGATACGGCATTGGAGAACGGCATGGAGCTCCGTTTCTCTCTTCTTCTCCTCCGCTCTTGCTGACGGCTATTGCGGCAAGAACTTCCCGCATTCGTCTGCTGACGGCTGTAACGGTGTTAAGCGTGCTGGATCCGGTGCGAGTCGCCGAGGATTACGCGACGCTTGATCATCTGTCCGGCGGAAGACTGGAGATGATTATCGGCAAAGGCAATGATCCGCGGCATTACCCGCTCTTCGGAATCACGGAAGAGGAGCAATGGGATTCGATGGAGGAGCGTTACGAGCTGCTTCGGCGTCTATGGCGGGAGGAGGATGTGACCTGGCAAGGCCAATACCGTCCGCCCATTCATCAAGTAACAACGCAGCCAAGACCGCTGCAGAAGCCGATTCCAATCTGGCACGGGAGCGCCTCCAGCACCCGTTCCACCGAGCTTGCCGCCCGTTACGGCGAGCCGATCTTCTCCTCGAACAGCTTCCATCCGCAGGCGAAATACAAGGATCTCATCGATCATTACCGAGAGAGACTGGCGTATTACGGGCATGATCCGCGGAAAGCGGTTGTTGGTTCAGGCGCGGGCAGCTTGTATATCGCGAATACGACGGAGGAGGCTGTTAAGCGGTATCGTCCTTACTATGAGGCGTTCCAGGCAACGGCCGCCGCTCAGCATAACCAATCTCCGTTTACCTCGCTTGAGGACAATATCGCCAGAGGTCCAAGTCTGATCGGAAGCCCGGAGCAGATTATCGAGAAAATACTAAACTATCAAGCGGCCTTCGGGCACCAGGTACTGTCACTAAGCGTAGACGGTCTATCCGAAGTCGAGCAGCGGGAGCAGATGGAGCGTTTCGCTTCGGATATCGCCCCCGTACTGCGTCGGGAAGTGCCAAGCTGGGTGTGGGAAGAGCAGGGAAAGGGACTCCCGGTTGGCTGA
- a CDS encoding ABC transporter substrate-binding protein: MKKTMYSATALALSISMLAGCSSGDKGSASSKSYDLKEVSFPLQEKVTLNFMTQSSPLAPTDPNQKLVYKRLEEKTGVHINWKNFTSDSFVEKRNLAVASGDLPDAILDAAYSDYDLLKLGSDKTIIPLEDVIAKYMPNLQKVLADAPEYKAMMTAPDGHIYSFPWIEELGAGKESIHSVNDIPWINVEWLNKLGLKMPTTTEELKNVLLAFKKGDPNGNGQADEIPLSVVMNNGNEDLNFLFGSFGLGDNGDHTVVTDDGKVVFTADQDGYKDAVNYLHDLYALDLIDEESFEQDYNTFLAKGQDNRYGLYFTWDKANITGNNDKYDLMQPLAGPSGEVNVTRTNNYGFDRGRMVITSANKNIELTAKWIDQLYEPLQSVQDNWGTYGDETQQNIFKFDEAKGMLEHLPLEGAAPAELRQKTNIGGPLAILDEYYGKYTTKPDDAAWRLNIMKERLVPYMKAENNYPRIFFSLEDQKQLSTIETDLFAYVNRKRAEWIKTGKVNEEWADYLKELNRLGLEKWLEIKQNGYDNYIKS, encoded by the coding sequence ATGAAAAAGACGATGTATTCCGCAACAGCCCTTGCTTTATCCATCTCCATGCTTGCAGGCTGCAGCAGCGGCGACAAAGGCTCGGCCTCTTCCAAGAGCTATGACCTAAAGGAGGTGTCCTTCCCGCTTCAAGAGAAAGTGACGCTCAACTTCATGACTCAAAGCTCGCCGCTTGCCCCTACCGACCCGAACCAGAAGCTGGTCTACAAACGGCTTGAAGAGAAAACCGGCGTTCATATTAATTGGAAGAACTTCACCTCGGACTCCTTCGTTGAGAAAAGAAATCTTGCTGTAGCGAGCGGCGATCTGCCGGATGCGATTCTGGATGCGGCTTACTCCGACTACGATCTACTGAAGCTTGGCTCGGACAAAACGATTATTCCGCTTGAAGATGTTATTGCGAAATACATGCCTAATCTGCAGAAGGTGCTTGCTGATGCGCCGGAATACAAAGCAATGATGACTGCGCCGGACGGCCATATTTACAGCTTCCCTTGGATCGAGGAGCTTGGCGCGGGCAAAGAAAGCATTCACTCCGTCAACGATATCCCTTGGATTAACGTCGAGTGGCTGAACAAGCTTGGTCTGAAGATGCCTACTACAACCGAAGAATTGAAAAACGTGCTGCTGGCCTTCAAGAAAGGCGACCCGAACGGCAACGGCCAAGCTGACGAGATACCGCTCAGCGTCGTGATGAATAACGGCAACGAGGATTTGAACTTCCTGTTTGGCTCCTTTGGCCTTGGCGATAACGGCGATCATACCGTCGTAACCGATGACGGCAAAGTAGTCTTTACGGCTGATCAAGATGGCTACAAAGATGCCGTGAACTATTTGCATGATCTGTACGCGCTTGATTTGATCGACGAGGAATCGTTCGAGCAGGATTACAATACTTTCCTGGCGAAAGGTCAGGATAATCGTTACGGCTTGTACTTCACATGGGACAAAGCGAACATTACGGGCAATAACGACAAGTATGATCTGATGCAGCCGCTGGCCGGCCCTTCCGGCGAAGTAAACGTCACCCGCACGAACAACTATGGCTTTGACCGCGGCCGCATGGTTATTACAAGCGCGAACAAAAACATAGAGTTAACGGCGAAATGGATTGACCAGCTGTACGAGCCGCTTCAATCGGTGCAGGATAACTGGGGTACTTACGGAGATGAAACACAACAGAACATTTTCAAATTCGACGAGGCAAAAGGCATGCTTGAGCATCTTCCGCTTGAAGGGGCAGCGCCTGCAGAGCTTCGCCAGAAGACTAATATCGGCGGACCGCTTGCGATTCTCGACGAGTATTACGGCAAATACACGACGAAGCCGGACGATGCGGCTTGGCGCCTGAACATTATGAAGGAAAGACTTGTTCCTTACATGAAGGCGGAGAACAACTATCCGAGAATTTTCTTCTCGCTCGAAGACCAGAAGCAGCTGTCCACGATTGAAACCGACTTGTTCGCTTACGTGAACCGGAAACGTGCCGAGTGGATCAAGACGGGCAAGGTCAACGAGGAATGGGCGGATTACTTGAAAGAGCTGAATCGCCTTGGCCTAGAGAAATGGCTGGAAATCAAGCAAAACGGTTATGACAACTATATCAAATCATAA
- a CDS encoding ABC transporter ATP-binding protein, with the protein MEALLNIRELSVGFRTQNGLLEAITNISFSIQPGETVCLVGESGSGKTVTSKAIMRLIDYEKGSITRGSILLQGRDIAALPEAELRQLRGKRVAMVFQEPMAAFDPVFTIGQQIAETIIQHERVSRRVAWDRGIQLLSRVGIPEAEIRMKQYPGELSGGMLQRAMIAMALSCSPDLLIADEPTTALDVTIQAQILQLLQELQQELGMSILLITHDLGIAAEMAVRIVVMYAGRIVEQGTAEELFARPRHPYTRGLLQSIPPLDSVRGERLYAIQGSIPSLNALPEGCLFHPRCEYATERCRAEAPPLTDQSGSEVACWQAEQVAAEPAVRGKSAAFRVEESASLEEKSEDALSGRDSGILFAAEHLRKYYPVKRKGFTAPRTFIRAVDDVSFSIRKKETFGLVGESGSGKSTLGRVLLQMEQATSGKVLFQGKELTGLNGAQLRPLRKDMQVIFQDPYGSLNPRWTIGDSIAEPLKVHGAWTAGERKNRVEELLLLVGLDPSSVGKYPHEFSGGQRQRIGIARAIALNPSFILADEAVSALDVSVQAQIVNLLQELQRKLGLTYLFIAHGLQIVRHISDRIGVMYLGKLVEIAPSDELFRQPAHPYTKLLIKSIPQPVPGQHGSVAPIQGEIPSPANPPSGCRFHPRCPFATERCRKEQPELRPLGEDRYAACHYTLL; encoded by the coding sequence TTGGAGGCATTGCTTAATATTCGGGAGCTGTCCGTAGGTTTTCGGACCCAAAACGGCTTGCTTGAAGCGATTACGAATATATCCTTCTCGATACAGCCCGGGGAAACCGTCTGTCTGGTCGGAGAATCCGGCAGCGGCAAGACGGTCACTTCCAAAGCGATTATGCGGCTGATTGATTACGAGAAAGGATCCATTACGCGGGGAAGCATCCTGCTGCAAGGACGGGATATTGCGGCGTTGCCCGAAGCGGAGCTCCGGCAATTGCGCGGCAAGCGGGTAGCGATGGTCTTCCAGGAGCCAATGGCTGCGTTTGATCCGGTCTTTACCATTGGGCAGCAGATTGCCGAGACGATCATCCAGCACGAGCGGGTGAGCCGGCGGGTCGCCTGGGACCGGGGCATTCAGCTGTTAAGCCGTGTTGGTATCCCCGAGGCGGAGATTCGAATGAAGCAGTATCCCGGCGAGTTGTCCGGCGGCATGCTCCAGCGGGCAATGATTGCGATGGCCCTCTCCTGCAGCCCGGATCTGCTGATTGCCGATGAACCAACCACGGCTCTGGATGTTACGATTCAGGCCCAAATTTTGCAGCTGCTGCAGGAGTTGCAGCAGGAACTGGGAATGTCGATTCTGCTCATTACCCATGATCTTGGCATTGCCGCGGAGATGGCGGTCCGGATTGTCGTCATGTACGCCGGACGGATCGTTGAACAGGGGACGGCGGAGGAGCTGTTCGCAAGACCCCGTCATCCGTATACGAGAGGGCTTCTTCAATCGATTCCCCCGCTGGACAGCGTACGCGGCGAACGGCTCTATGCCATTCAGGGATCTATTCCGTCACTTAACGCGCTGCCTGAAGGTTGTTTGTTCCATCCCCGCTGCGAATACGCAACGGAGCGATGCCGGGCGGAAGCTCCGCCGCTTACAGATCAGAGCGGAAGCGAGGTAGCATGCTGGCAAGCGGAACAGGTTGCCGCGGAGCCTGCGGTTAGAGGCAAATCCGCCGCCTTCCGGGTGGAAGAATCTGCTTCGCTTGAAGAAAAGTCAGAGGATGCCCTTTCCGGCAGAGACAGCGGAATTTTGTTCGCCGCCGAGCATTTGCGCAAGTATTATCCGGTGAAGCGAAAAGGCTTTACCGCGCCACGTACCTTCATCCGGGCGGTTGACGATGTCTCGTTCTCCATTCGGAAGAAGGAGACGTTTGGTCTGGTTGGCGAATCGGGAAGCGGCAAATCTACGCTAGGCCGGGTTCTTTTGCAGATGGAGCAGGCGACCTCAGGCAAGGTACTGTTTCAGGGCAAGGAGCTGACGGGATTAAATGGCGCACAGCTCCGTCCGTTACGGAAGGATATGCAGGTTATTTTTCAGGATCCTTACGGTTCCTTGAACCCTAGATGGACGATTGGCGACAGCATTGCCGAACCGCTTAAGGTACACGGCGCATGGACGGCTGGCGAGCGTAAAAATCGCGTGGAAGAGCTGCTCCTGTTAGTTGGGCTTGACCCTTCGAGTGTCGGTAAGTACCCGCATGAGTTCTCCGGCGGTCAACGGCAGCGCATTGGCATTGCCCGGGCAATTGCCTTGAACCCAAGCTTTATTCTTGCCGATGAGGCCGTGTCCGCTCTCGACGTGTCGGTTCAGGCGCAAATCGTTAATTTGCTGCAGGAGCTCCAACGGAAGCTGGGTCTGACTTATTTGTTTATCGCCCACGGCTTGCAGATTGTAAGACATATTTCGGACAGGATTGGCGTTATGTATCTGGGCAAGCTTGTGGAGATCGCGCCAAGCGATGAGCTGTTCCGCCAGCCTGCCCACCCGTATACGAAGCTGCTCATCAAATCGATTCCGCAGCCCGTCCCGGGTCAGCACGGCAGCGTGGCACCGATTCAAGGCGAAATCCCTTCGCCGGCAAATCCGCCAAGCGGCTGCCGGTTCCACCCCCGTTGTCCGTTCGCGACGGAAAGATGCAGGAAGGAGCAGCCGGAGCTTCGCCCGTTAGGCGAGGATCGTTATGCGGCTTGTCACTATACCTTACTATGA
- a CDS encoding LacI family DNA-binding transcriptional regulator has translation MNPKISDVAEKAGVSKTTVSRVLNNRGYISQETKDAVYGAMKELNYFPNDVARSLFNKKTNLIGLILPTVNNPFFSELAFYIESICAEKGYKVLLCNSSHSRENEERYLDMLLRNQVDGIIVCSYNRGFPHYNHGKMAVVAIDHYLAPSIPVVGSDNYNGGKLATGLLLEKGCQNIIHINGPIELATPANLRRKAYEDVIRESGREPIVYENRLSFEQNRYSSLFDQIFAEHPEVDGVFASDDLIAAAFIQYVKKKGLRIPEDIKVIGYDGSEMVQAFLPELSSIQQPIKGIAQECVRILSEQIDGEADHESEEVYLPVRLMERETT, from the coding sequence GTGAACCCGAAAATAAGCGATGTGGCGGAGAAAGCCGGCGTATCCAAAACGACGGTGTCGCGGGTTCTCAACAATCGCGGCTATATCAGCCAGGAGACCAAAGACGCCGTATACGGCGCGATGAAGGAACTGAACTATTTTCCCAATGATGTCGCACGGTCGTTATTTAATAAAAAAACGAATCTGATCGGGCTTATTCTCCCGACGGTGAACAATCCGTTCTTCAGCGAGCTGGCCTTCTACATCGAGAGCATCTGCGCGGAGAAAGGGTATAAAGTCTTGCTCTGCAACAGCAGCCACAGCAGGGAGAACGAGGAGCGGTACCTCGATATGCTGCTGCGCAATCAGGTGGACGGCATTATCGTATGTTCGTACAACCGGGGCTTTCCCCATTACAATCACGGAAAAATGGCGGTTGTCGCAATCGACCATTACTTGGCTCCTTCTATTCCGGTGGTTGGTTCGGATAACTATAACGGCGGCAAGCTGGCAACAGGGCTGCTGCTCGAAAAGGGCTGCCAAAATATTATCCATATTAACGGTCCGATTGAGCTGGCGACTCCGGCGAATTTGCGGCGGAAAGCTTATGAAGACGTGATCAGAGAGAGCGGCCGCGAGCCCATCGTTTACGAGAACCGCCTATCGTTTGAACAGAACAGGTATTCGAGTCTGTTTGATCAGATATTCGCGGAGCATCCCGAAGTGGATGGAGTATTCGCCAGCGACGATCTGATTGCGGCAGCGTTTATCCAATACGTGAAGAAAAAAGGATTGCGGATTCCGGAGGATATCAAGGTCATCGGCTATGACGGCTCGGAGATGGTACAAGCCTTCCTGCCGGAGCTGTCGTCCATTCAGCAGCCTATTAAAGGCATTGCTCAAGAATGCGTCCGGATCTTGTCGGAGCAGATTGACGGCGAAGCCGATCATGAGTCGGAAGAGGTTTATTTGCCGGTTCGGCTGATGGAAAGGGAAACCACTTAG
- a CDS encoding ABC transporter permease, with translation MATISRRQKPSWIYYVFRNYTLYLFLLPAVVLTIVFKYVPMYGSIIAFKNFSPLKGIMGSEWVGLENFNRFLSSPNFYDIFMNTLKLSVYGLLLGFPVPIVLALMLNQIRGARIKKNIQLILYAPNFISVVVLTGMLFVFLSPTGVINSLVTMFTDKPISFMSDPAYFRTVYILSGIWQGAGWASIIYVAALSNVDPQLHDAATVDGASLLRRIWHIDLPTLKPVMAVLFILAAGGIMSIGYEKAFLMQTAMNTPTSEIIATYVYKVGLQSGDYAYSTAIGLFNSIINIILLVLVNAVVKRLNEGEGLY, from the coding sequence TTGGCTACCATTAGCAGAAGGCAAAAGCCAAGCTGGATTTATTACGTATTCAGAAACTACACGCTATATCTCTTCCTGCTGCCAGCCGTCGTGCTGACTATCGTATTCAAGTATGTTCCGATGTACGGCTCCATTATCGCCTTCAAAAACTTCAGCCCGCTGAAAGGCATCATGGGAAGCGAATGGGTTGGCCTCGAGAACTTCAACCGGTTCCTATCATCGCCCAACTTCTACGATATCTTCATGAACACGCTGAAGCTAAGCGTCTACGGCTTGCTGCTGGGCTTCCCGGTTCCAATCGTGCTGGCGCTTATGCTGAACCAGATCAGAGGGGCTAGGATCAAGAAAAATATACAGCTGATCCTGTACGCGCCCAACTTTATCTCGGTTGTTGTCCTTACCGGCATGCTGTTTGTTTTCCTGTCGCCGACAGGGGTAATCAACTCGCTTGTCACCATGTTTACGGATAAGCCAATCTCGTTTATGTCCGATCCTGCCTACTTCCGCACGGTCTACATTTTATCGGGCATATGGCAAGGCGCAGGCTGGGCATCGATCATTTATGTCGCCGCCCTCTCCAATGTGGATCCGCAGCTGCATGATGCGGCAACCGTTGACGGCGCTTCGCTCCTGCGTCGCATCTGGCATATCGATCTGCCTACGCTCAAGCCGGTAATGGCGGTTCTATTCATCCTGGCGGCCGGCGGCATCATGTCGATTGGTTACGAGAAGGCTTTTCTGATGCAGACCGCGATGAATACGCCAACGTCGGAGATTATCGCGACTTACGTCTACAAGGTTGGCCTTCAGTCCGGCGACTATGCTTACTCCACCGCCATCGGCCTGTTTAACTCCATTATCAACATCATTCTGCTCGTCCTCGTGAACGCCGTCGTGAAGCGGCTGAACGAAGGAGAAGGTTTGTATTAA
- a CDS encoding DHA2 family efflux MFS transporter permease subunit, which produces MSLYLTMKQAEQKEPAASYPSFWPVLAAIFIGSFVGMYHVVSLNVSLPGFIRIFGTELQTVQWMMTGFTLASGIVVPITGYAMERFGCKRLFLFAIGGITVSSFLCALSWNVGALIAFRIVQGLFCGLIQPVSLALIYRTIRAEKQSFSLSVWSFSTVLGTAIGPSLSGWLQSFDWHLIFLVTVPVGFVAWIVGALVIPKDSANGLARLDWPGLLLATGGSLALLLLFGNMTVWGWNSLLTWMMLLVGVGSFALFIWQARRSEHPLLQLRLLLNPRFSLSLMASLILSFGLYSVVYFMPLLLVEMKGLSPFRVGLLFLPAAACLTAATFAAGKWYHRLGPAKLIMIGCAILVVSTYYFSQMPPETSLIAIIVWLAIRNTGTGLASTPTTNASMSSVPEEWIGHASALLNWLRQVFSAMALGLCTSLFYSRLSVHLAESGGGVEGTRAYSLAYMHSIHDVFFVSSIIVACAIPIALLLGRRMPAPPLTTPKESESL; this is translated from the coding sequence TTGTCACTATACCTTACTATGAAGCAGGCGGAGCAGAAGGAGCCGGCAGCATCCTACCCGTCATTCTGGCCGGTGCTGGCGGCTATTTTTATCGGATCCTTTGTCGGGATGTATCATGTCGTCTCGCTTAACGTGTCGCTGCCCGGCTTTATTCGGATATTCGGTACGGAGCTGCAGACGGTTCAATGGATGATGACGGGCTTTACCTTGGCGAGCGGCATTGTTGTTCCTATTACCGGCTATGCGATGGAGCGGTTTGGCTGCAAGCGGCTGTTTCTGTTTGCAATCGGGGGAATCACGGTCAGCTCGTTTCTATGTGCGTTATCCTGGAATGTAGGGGCGCTTATCGCGTTTCGTATTGTACAAGGATTGTTTTGCGGGCTTATTCAGCCGGTGTCGCTTGCCTTGATTTACCGGACGATTAGAGCGGAAAAGCAATCCTTTTCCCTTAGCGTGTGGTCCTTCTCCACGGTATTAGGCACGGCAATTGGCCCATCGCTCAGCGGCTGGCTGCAAAGCTTCGATTGGCATCTTATATTCCTGGTGACCGTACCGGTCGGATTCGTCGCCTGGATTGTAGGGGCGTTAGTTATTCCGAAGGACTCGGCAAACGGGCTCGCCCGATTGGATTGGCCGGGGCTGCTGCTTGCAACGGGCGGAAGTCTCGCGCTGCTGCTGTTATTCGGCAACATGACCGTATGGGGCTGGAACAGCTTGCTTACTTGGATGATGCTGCTTGTTGGCGTCGGCAGCTTTGCGCTATTCATATGGCAGGCTCGCCGCAGCGAGCATCCCCTGTTGCAGCTTCGTCTGCTGCTCAACCCCAGATTTTCGCTGAGTCTGATGGCCTCCCTTATTCTATCGTTTGGACTTTATTCGGTTGTCTATTTCATGCCTTTATTATTGGTTGAGATGAAAGGATTATCGCCGTTCAGGGTTGGTCTTCTGTTCCTTCCCGCCGCGGCATGCTTAACGGCTGCCACGTTTGCCGCCGGCAAATGGTATCACAGATTAGGACCGGCCAAGCTGATTATGATCGGCTGCGCGATTCTGGTTGTGAGTACCTATTATTTCAGCCAGATGCCTCCTGAGACCAGTCTTATCGCGATTATCGTATGGCTCGCCATCCGCAATACCGGAACCGGTCTTGCTTCCACGCCAACAACAAACGCAAGCATGTCGTCCGTTCCCGAGGAATGGATCGGGCATGCGTCGGCTTTGCTCAATTGGCTGCGGCAAGTATTTAGCGCTATGGCGTTAGGCCTCTGCACGTCTTTATTTTATTCCCGACTGTCGGTCCATCTGGCTGAATCGGGCGGAGGGGTAGAAGGGACGAGGGCATACAGTCTTGCTTACATGCATAGCATCCACGATGTGTTTTTCGTATCCAGCATCATTGTCGCCTGCGCGATTCCGATTGCTTTGCTGCTGGGCAGACGGATGCCGGCACCACCGCTTACGACGCCAAAGGAGAGTGAAAGCCTATGA
- a CDS encoding glycoside hydrolase family 32 protein, translating into MEAIKKTAYRPLWHFAPQQNWINDPNGLVYFNEEYHLFYQYHPHGSTWGPMHWGHTVSKDLIHWEELAIALYPDENGTIFSGSAVVDWHNTTGFFPEEPGLVAIFTSHHEVKGEPVVQTQSLAYSYDNGRTWTKYDGNPVLCATNKPDFRDPKVFWHKDSGKWLMALATEQTISFYSSPDLKAWELESEFGDGIGFHGGVWECPDLFQLTIEGTEDSKWVLLVSVGDNPDYQEGSRTQYFVGQFDGSVFTPDDDEIRWLDFGRDNYAGVSFSDIPEADGRRIYTAWMSNWRYANHVPSNGWRGSMTAARTLGLKRLEENGEIVIVQHPVKELGTYFSRVAAEAKGLLLTDGRKEVIDCSLEAFDLRLEAVQIEARELGIIIHHNEEQYTTIQYSSAEHAITLLRKHAGPNDFSDMFAQPQHMKLHGSASDRLSLRILADAASIELFLADGSAAMTSLIFPDQTCRRITLYALDGTAQLVSCTVLAAE; encoded by the coding sequence TTGGAAGCAATCAAGAAGACCGCATATCGGCCTCTATGGCATTTTGCACCGCAGCAGAACTGGATTAACGATCCGAACGGACTTGTCTATTTCAATGAAGAATATCATCTCTTCTATCAATATCATCCTCATGGCTCGACGTGGGGACCCATGCATTGGGGACATACCGTCAGCAAGGATCTCATTCATTGGGAAGAGCTTGCCATCGCATTGTATCCCGATGAGAACGGGACAATCTTCTCGGGAAGCGCGGTGGTGGATTGGCACAACACAACGGGATTTTTCCCTGAGGAGCCAGGTCTGGTCGCTATCTTTACGAGTCATCATGAGGTAAAAGGCGAACCGGTCGTGCAGACGCAAAGCCTTGCTTACAGCTATGATAACGGCAGGACCTGGACGAAATACGATGGAAATCCGGTGCTGTGCGCAACGAATAAGCCCGACTTCCGCGACCCGAAAGTATTCTGGCATAAGGATAGCGGCAAATGGTTGATGGCACTGGCTACCGAACAGACCATCTCCTTCTACTCCTCGCCGGACCTGAAAGCCTGGGAGCTTGAAAGCGAGTTTGGCGACGGTATCGGCTTTCACGGCGGCGTATGGGAATGTCCGGATCTCTTCCAGCTGACGATTGAAGGAACGGAAGACAGCAAGTGGGTGCTCCTCGTCAGCGTCGGCGACAATCCGGATTATCAGGAAGGCTCTCGCACGCAGTATTTTGTGGGACAGTTCGACGGCTCCGTCTTTACGCCCGATGATGATGAGATTCGGTGGCTGGACTTTGGCCGCGATAACTATGCGGGCGTCAGCTTCTCGGATATTCCGGAGGCAGACGGCCGGAGGATCTATACGGCCTGGATGAGCAACTGGCGTTATGCGAATCATGTTCCTTCGAACGGTTGGAGAGGTTCGATGACGGCGGCCCGCACGCTAGGCCTGAAGCGGTTGGAAGAGAACGGCGAGATTGTTATCGTACAGCATCCCGTTAAGGAGCTCGGAACGTATTTCTCCCGGGTGGCGGCTGAAGCGAAGGGCTTGCTGCTAACTGATGGCCGTAAGGAAGTCATCGATTGTTCGCTGGAGGCATTTGACCTCCGCTTGGAAGCGGTACAGATTGAGGCTCGAGAGCTAGGCATCATCATTCATCATAATGAAGAGCAGTACACGACGATTCAATACTCCTCAGCGGAGCATGCGATTACCCTGTTGCGGAAGCATGCCGGGCCAAATGACTTCTCCGACATGTTTGCGCAGCCTCAGCACATGAAGCTGCATGGATCCGCCTCGGACCGTCTCAGTCTTCGGATTCTGGCCGACGCGGCCTCCATCGAGCTCTTCCTCGCGGACGGTTCGGCAGCTATGACAAGCCTGATCTTCCCGGACCAGACTTGCCGTAGGATCACGCTTTATGCGCTTGATGGTACGGCGCAGCTAGTAAGCTGCACGGTGCTCGCAGCGGAATAA